DNA from Xiphias gladius isolate SHS-SW01 ecotype Sanya breed wild chromosome 9, ASM1685928v1, whole genome shotgun sequence:
CTATATTGGGTGAACATGGCCTCGTAAAGCGCCATCAGGCCACTCtgtccagctgcagcacaggCCCGGGCCTCCAGCAGCGGTAAGGACTGCAACATAAATACAGCAAACATCTGGTTACATTGGTTCCTTAAAGAGACTATCTATCCAGCTTTTTGGCTTCTCAGGGACACGTTTCAATCAAAGCACAGGCAAGCTGTTGTGTCCAAAAACCTTTGAGCGAATCATCTATACACAGGGATCACTGAATGTGTCAGAGTGGAAAGGTGGTCTTTGATATTGTAGACGGCAACTGTTACAATCTAAAAGCTGGCTTGCCTTATGGTGGTGTCAATATCTAGCACGCAAACTTGTagtgaaatgtactgtaatgtttGGTTGAGTGAACTATCAGACAAAACTAGCGGAAGACCTTAGACTACAGGGCAATCAATACAATGGCACCATAGCATAAACTGCTTAGCGAAGAGTTAAGACCAACACCAGTTTAACAGTCTCaagaaacaataaacacaaaaggcATTTTTTGCAGGCTGTTGTGTTGCATTGCATTATACTGGACAGATGTCAGCCAGTACTGTTTACATCCACTGTATATCCAAGAAAAAAAGACGGTGATTTACTTTGGCAACAAAGTGCAAAAGAACTGAGGTCACCTCCACTTAAATGACTGAAGTTTTAAACCCACAGagagtagcagcagcagtttctTCTTTATGTGACTTTGTTGATTTATACTTTAACGTTACCTTTAAGAATCAACACATTCCTCCACCTTTCCTTACCATGTCTTTGAGCTGACTGTGTCCGGAGTGCAGCGCCTGTCGGACACTCTGGGACAGCAGGATCTCATGTCTTAATCTTTGCTTGCCAAAGGCCACTGCTCCGCTGGTGACAATCATCATCTCCCTGCCTTGATTCTGCAGCATGGCCACCTGGACAACAATACAACCAATTAGGAGTAGTGGATAGTGAATCGCAGCTGGGAACCACAGaggtttcttgtttttttttttccttctggtCAGACTCACTGAGGATTTAGCTTTAAAAGTTCAGTTCACCTATATTAAATTCACCCCTAATGGtaacatgttattttttgttttatttgtgtatatttttctctGGGATTTTTGCTTCCACCAGAATACAGTGGGGATGAAAGGAATTACACTTGTGCtgttcaaaatggaaaaaaaagtcacatttaaaaattcaatgcaatgtgtgtttctttctgtccttctaCCACAGAAACAGTCTCTATCAAAACTGTTTAAACCATTTTGttgattatccagagtaacaaagagacagaaagagtttcctgttgAAATATATGTAATTATTCAATGACAACAACAGTCCATTTACCTACTATATTGTTGTGGAGAGATAAAACCAAGACTATCTGCATGACcagataccactagaggtaagtgaaaaaatgttttgggtgaactgtccaaaaatgtttgtttttttggctcttCTTTCTAATAATGGAAGCTTATAGGTTTCCAGATAGTAAAtgagaagtagaagaagaaaaggaaaactaaatatacaacaacaaaaaatattaacaaaaatggAGTAAGttgaatcagaaaaaaagtatattgGAAAACGTAGGAAGATATGTTTGTGAGCTGGTCTACAAACATAAGCTGCAGTGTATgggaaaaaacatgaataccCACTGATGGGTTTACACTTCACAGAACTTGAAACGGAAGGTGTCAAAGCCGGtcttttctgcttatttttcttccctttctagATTTTCCTACGGGAGCCAAGCACTATTTCAAGTACAGTCTGTGTTGGTTATGTGGTCCTCACCTGTTCCACAATGGAGGCCAGCCTCCCCAGAGCCAGGCCACATTCATCGCCACGAGTTACCACAGCACTGCCAAGCTTCACCACGATCCTCTTAGCCTGACGCAGTTCGCCGCGGTGGGCAAAGGAGCTGCCATGGGCCCTGTCCTGGGGAGCTGTGTAGAGGGATGAGATCTCGACTAAGAATTCACCTTAGCTGTTGTCTAATTTAGAGGAGGCACTTGGTTTATGAGATCCATtatttacaacaacaacaacaacaacaacaacaaaaaaactactgaaaatgGTGTCACAGACTGTTGATTTTTCTAAAAAGTCTTGAGAATGTTCGAGTAGAAAACTAGCGATCAGATGAAATGAACAATGGTGCTGGTAGAGATGGCACCTAAAACTGTTTCAAAGCTTTGCTTTCAAGAAACTTCAAACCCACACAAAACAttgcaaacacaacaaaactgtgCAAACCCGCCTGTTTTTCTgggttttcatttcattgattaCATGACCGAGGCAAAGCCCTCCCCTGCTTCCAAATGTAACCTGGGACACACATAATCACAGCCTTCAAACTGCCACATCAGCAGGGATAGCAGAAAGCCTGTGCTGACATTACACATCTCTCTGGAGCAATGAGGCgcatgagaaagagagagagagagagaggcctgtGACATCTTGAACAGACTACACTAGGTCAGAAAACTCCCTGCAGGCAAAAAAATCTCCAAGTTATCACAGCATGTTTTAACAGCAGTGTCCCAGATGTACTTCTGCAGTTCACCACATCTGCCTGCACATACTTTATTGACAATGTTGGTATAGTCACAGACGATACTACATTCATGAACCAATTTATTTACTTTCACAAGAAAACCATCATGCTTTCTAGTTAGTAAAGGAAGGGCTTTTTAGGGTAATTACTAGGCCCACCATTATTTTCCAAAGCCTGGGGTGACCTCTTTGAATTGCTAGTTCAGTCTGAGCAACACTCCCAGTcccaaaatatattcaatttgcAGTGATACAAcaagggaaaagcagcaaatgctcacatctgagaagttgaaatcagcaaatatttggcatttttgcttgataaaatACTTAAGCGATTATCATAACTATTGTTGATTTTAGTCCTGCAACTAATGATGAATGTCACTATCAATCAgtctaatgattatttttcccAGTTGACGGATGAATTGTtgggtttataaaatgtcagagagtAGTGACAGGTACCCATCACAGTTTGATAAAGCCTGtagtgttgttttaaaaaacgtCTGTTTTTTTTGACCAACACTACAAAACCCcaaatacattcagtttactgCTGCATAAGgaataaaaatgcagataatCCTAAAAAtgtttactactactactactactactaatgttTAGTATTTCTGCTTGAAAACAAGATGTAAAACAATTAACTGTGTATCTTAATAGCTTCCCATTAATACAGtattctgtcaattgactaatcaagtAATCTTTTCAGCAACAGaatcctctctttttttatctaAAGACCTGGGGTCACGGGTTGGTTGTGTTGCTTTTCTGTAACCCAGGCCGCCGGATGGGACGGGATGTGATGGCCGTGGGTGGACCGCCTGATATGCACAGAGTTCCCATGGGGATATACAATATGACGATGTGATGGTGCAGCTTTGCTTGCCTCGTGTCAGTGGTCTGGTGAGCAAGCGGCATGCGTGTCTCTGGGAGTCCAGCGCGGTCCTTGAGAGGGCCAGCCTCTGCAGCAGCATGGTCAGTTTAGAAGCCTTTGCTGTCACGGGGACACAtacagagagtgagacagacacacacacacacacacacacacacacacacacacacacacacacacacacacacacacacacacacacacacacacacacacacagggagagacaAACCTGCATCAAAGACATCCAACTGTGGTATTTGCCTGGAAAAATCAAGAGATGAGTATTGTATTCAAACTGCAACGCGTACAGTCAAAATATAATTATGCTACCGGTTCCCTGGAGGGCAAAGTAATTAAGAGGGTTTGTTCTCACTTAACCTCGTGAAGTCCCAGTGTATGTCGTCCTGTGTAACGTCTTCTAGTCAGTTCCGCTCATCTCCTTGGGCCAGTTATTCCTTCATTTATCACACAAACAGTTTGCACAAGGGAGGGCTCAGTGTGTGCACGACTCCTCCCCTGACTGACAGGAGCCGCTGATGAAATTGTCGCTGCAGCTTGCAGCGAGTCGTCGCCCCGGCGTCTGTAAGTTAAATCCCgccacagtaaaaaaaaaaaaaaaaagaaaggaccGGAAATTAGCGCCTTGCCCCTCGGGCCGCGTTGACGTTAAAGTTACAAATGTTGCTTTGCTACAGAGAAAGCCTCGTAAATTGGCGGTGAAGTGGCCGGATCTGGCGTCGGGCCGGCCGGCGAAATGCGGAAAAAGAGCGGAAGTGTCGTTCAGACGCTcgtatttcaaaataaaactcgGCCTTAGgggagaacagaaaaaataaaaaagaaaagctaaatgCCCCGTTTTCCCATTTTAAACCATATAACACTTTAAATTCGGAACGTTAGTAATAACAGCAGTTATTAGTTAGTAGTTAGCTAAAAATGACAAGATATTATTAGTATCAAATGATTAGGAGaagaataataacaacaataacttGAAATTTCAACGGTTTGGGTCATTTTACGttgccctcctctctctctctaatgttAGGGGTCTTCTTTTACCTCTCAGGTCACCAAACTGTTAAATTCTCACGATTACTCAGCTGATGATCGGTTTCCCCACGTTACTATTGGGGTctggtgattattttcaatCACTGATAGTTGGATTGACTGGTGATGGCTGAACACACTGCAGGTTGTATGCGGTCAATGGATGGACACGTTTTATACAGCCTAACTCTATACTGCAGAACGTAAAATTGTaattaaatataacattttactcTGTACAACTAGTCCTATGTCAAAAATTATGTAACTGGTTAACATTAACCCttcaaactttttaattaaattgcaATCTCTAGTtctataatgtaaaaaaaaaaaatccacaatgtaaaaataaatatttacattgtatgaaaataagataaatgGACGCATCTGTAGTCCGCTTGTCCTTAAACTTTACTGCAGCTACAGTATGAAACTACACTGTGTTATACTCAAACCCAACACaccattttgtaaaataaaaacaatttaaatgtgtttgggtTCTTGCGCATTTTAAATAGATTTCCTATAAATATTAAGTAAATATAGAGAGTTAGAATTTCCATTAGAATGTGAAATAATGCTCTCAAGGTTCGAACAGTGTTTTGCCAAACAGCATACAGTAAGTTTGCAAAGTGTACACTAGTGTGTACGTGACAGTTTAAGCGGTTAAAAGATTGTATGCATAACATAATATTCTACATTATCATCAGGCTACTTTTTACCCCgactgtattttttataatactCCCAAGGAAAAgtcagatgttttctggcagtcAGGTGAATTTTTATATGCACAATGCTTGCAACATACAAAAAGCAATGAGGTGTGGTATTTAGCATGTTGATTCCAGATTAACAAACAATATAACAAATAGCTCATGTTTAATTAATGTCTAAAACTCCTGACTCAGGTATCATTGATTATTGTTAGCAATAACAAATTCTATATTGCTTTTCAAGAAACTAACTCCATGTTTTACACTTTAGCAATACACAGAGACACgacaatttgaaaacaaaggCTTTCCATAGAGTTCTTCACTCTATTAATAACTATTCTCTAATAGGAAGACAAAGTTGTAGAACCCAACTGTCTTAATTAGTTTTTTCATTAACTTGTCACCTTTCATTTACACCATATGGTAGAAAAATCACTGCAGTAGTGTTGAAGGTTTTCTGTACTTGCACTACCATGctgtgacaaaatgaaaagtaaccCAGAGAAGAGTTGACTGACACTGTCGGACTCCCATTGCCCGTAGGACTACAGATAACTAAATTGGCTCCTGTAGCTCTGGCTAAATGTGTATTATTCCATTATATCTGTcctgttcttttctctgttttccacttttgccttttatctgtttttctgtgttcctcatcctctctgctcttttaTCTATCCATCTGACTCAGGGGGAGAAACTGACCCTTACCTTGCTCCTGGCTGGCTCCACTAATCCACTGACTATACCTGTATGTGTTCGTGTctgagtgtgcctgtgtgtaaataaataaatgtattacgtgcttatatttttaaatttacactgttttatttctccCTGGAGTTGTATCTGCAAATGGGAAATTTGACAGCTCTTATAATCACATCAACCATAAACACTGAACGTTTGCAGACTCAGGTGTAATGTCAAAGTGAATTTAATAGGCTATGCATTCACATTCTCCGGGGAAAGAAAACTCCTGATCCATTTTACTTCATCTGGCTCTGACTGTAATCTCCAAATATCCAACTTTTAACAGCATTGTATGGCAGAATTCCACATCTTTCATACCTTGGCTCCCTTGGACACTGTAATATTTTACATGTCTGAAGAGGGTcagtgtgcgtttgtgtgtgtatgtgtgtgtgtgtgtgtgtgtgtgcgtgtgtgcgtgtgtgcgtgtttgggATTCAGGTTGAGCTGCCAGGGATGAGTGAGGTGTTAAAGAGACTCCAGGGGAGAATACATTGGATTACTGCATGGCTATGTTTCGCATTGGTTTAGCTGCTGCTTTGGGAAACACTGGGAATGGATGGTAAATAAATTCAAACAGGGGATAAAGCTCAGTGTTTTTTCGGCCCGCCCTAGTGGCTAGGGGTTTCAGAATTTAACAAGTAATTTTAATGGAACAATAAATACGATTTTTACCATTCTCTGgcacaaaataaccacaatatTGAACATCTAAAGTAAAATGAGACGATATTTGACGTTTCTAGTCTGCTCCAACTGAATGTCACGTGAGGTACTACATTCATGTAGTGGAGCAGATGTAAAACTGTCAAGTTTCACATgcagtttaaatgtaaaacatcacTAGTAAACAAAGCGCAGAAGTCTTCATTATTTCCACAAGGTTCTTTGCTTGAAGTCAACAATACGCCCTTTATGatgggttttattttatcacCATTCCCCATCTCTCCACCACTCGATACAAACATCACCAAAGCAAAATGGCCGAGAGAGACTGAAACAAACCTCCTTGTTTTAGAGATATACCTGTTTGTGTCTTTCAAACAGAGTTGCCTGAGACAAACCTGGTCTATCGTTTGAATGTAAAAGGCCCTTTAGAATGATTGTGGAGATATGGAGGTCCTCTGTGGTGCGAGTGGGAGACCTGAAAGCCTTACGAGGAGTCCATTAGTAGGTCTAGTTTTGGAGGAAGCCCCCTGATCTGATGGTATCAGTGCCTCAGGGAAAGTGAACAGAACAAATGCTATCAGGCAGCAACACAGGCCGAAAAACAGGATCGATATCTCTTCCCGTGAAACTCAGAGTAGCCCAAAGCACCGACCCACACATAATGACAGAGATGCACCCGCATACACAGGTATATAAGGCAGCTGAGGGGGCAGTCGTGCACCTGAACACTGACCACCAAACAGAAGTGTTAGGCAGAGCCACACAGCAAAGTGAGGATGGAAGAGAAGGGGAAAGAGAATGGAGTAGCGGCCATGGCAGCCTGCTACCAGAAATTTGATCCTGCAGCGTATCTGCAGTATAACTACACTCCACCACGGGCTGATTTTGAAAGGAAAGACAGCATTGTGCCATGGAAACTGGCATGCCTCCATAGAGCTTTCACTGAAGGTAAGGAGATGGGGTGATGGATCATGTAAAtttctttactttaatttaccggtgtttttttaaattttcttaaaGAGTTAATTAGTTTCAGTAATAATAtgtgttaatttaatttcacacCAATACTTTTATGAGAAGGAAGTATTCGACATGCtggattttattcatttttggaacaaaacactttgtttcTTCGCTGTTACCCTTTTTTCTTGCTCTACTTATAGAGGATGTCATATTCTGTAATGGATTATAAAGCCCCTTGAggaaaatttgtgatttgtaatACTGGGcttataaataaatttaacttttaaactTTACTACAGTCAAATAATGTGGTGAAAATTATGGCTTAACCGATGCTAATACAGCATACCCATTGaagttttcaagttttctagatctaaaatacattattattttcaatgtaTTCTTCCTTTCCCTGATGTTAATATTGCATgcactggttgtttttttttgctgagattTTTATGCATTAACGTGCACACAGTAAATTCAGATCAAGTTATGTGTCTGGACTTGATGTACTAAACTACACAGTTTTAGATTTAACTATTACATGTTCACTGCTGCTCCTACTTCTCCACAGTACAAATGATCACATCCTCTAAAAACACATCTAACTTGTTCAAGATTTTTGAATAGGAGCTGTATATCTCAGCGTCtcaccttctgttttttttttctcctccacctttTCCAGGAGATGTGAGTGGTGAGCTTCTGGTGGACATTGGCTCGGGTCCTACCCTGTACCAGGTGCTGAGTGGCTGTGAGGTTTTCAACAAGGTGCTCCTCACAGACTTTCTGGAGGTCAACAGGCAGGAGCTGAGGCGCTGGCTCCAGGACGAGGAAGGCTGCAACCTGGACTGGACACCGTACCTGGAGCACGTGTGCAAGCTGGAGGGACGACGGTACAACCTCATCGCTCTCAACTGTGTCTGAAACAATCACTTAGCACGGAAGTTTCTGTAGCAATATGATCGCTGTTAGACTAGTTCCATCAGAAAACAATTTATAGGTGTATTTGCAAAGTAAAGTAtgttcttgaaaaaaaaaaccctcttaatTAAATAgagctccttccttctctccttcttacCTTGGGGTAACAGCCTTACTTTCTGTCTTGATTTGTTTCATGATCCTAAGGATTACTCAGTCATCTTCTTTAAAGTGTCGTAAGATCTCACGTTTCATTCTGGCCTTCTCATTTAGCAATGAGTCATCCTCCTGTTGTGTCTAATGTGACAGTAATAAAACGTGCCTCAATTTGGAAATAAGTTTAAGAAGAAGACATTAGAGAATATATTCAGAAACCAAACTTGGAAGGAATTATCTGATATTTTGGGAATAAGCTTATTACTTTCTTGCTAGGTAAATGTGAAGACTGATGCTACTTTCATATCTGTAGGCTACggtgaatatgaagctacctCTACCACAGCTGgtaagcttagcttagcatagagactggcAGCAggggcaaacagctagcctggctctgtctgtaGCTTACGAAATCCACATGCCAAGTTAAGaaaactggctgctggctgtagcttcatgtttaccCTACAGGAATGAATGCattattgatcttctcatcaaactctcagcaagaattTAGATGCTCTGTGGGACATCTATAatggctgcttttattttgtttggtgaTTCACTGACATTGTCTCTACCAGGCCTACAGCATGGACGGAGAAAGCTGCCAAGCTACGTCAGGTCATCACGGACATCCTCCCAATTGATGTGCACCGTCCTCAGCCTCTGGCCTCTGATGCTCTTCCTTCAGTGGGGGCCGACTGTCTCGTGTCCTGCTTCTGTCTGGAGAGCGTCAGCCCTGACCTTGTTGCTTTCACCAGGGCCTTGGGCCACATTGGGAGGCTCCTGCGGCCAGGTGGCCACCTCCTGCTCATCGGAGCCCTGGGAGAGAGTTACTATTTTGGAGGGCCTGGGGTAAAGATCCCTGTGGTCCCACTGAATGAGGCCCAGGTCTGTGCTAGTTTGAAGGAGAGCGGCTTCACCCTGATCCGGCTGGAGGTTTACACACTGCCTCAGGATATGAGGGTCGGGGTCGATGATGTGACTGGGGTGTTCTTTGTAAAGGCTAGAAAGGACTGAAAGATAAAGTGGGTGACAAGGCAAAGGGTAGGCTAGAAAAAGGATATTAAAGGTGAAAGTGAAGAAGTAActataaagatgaaaataatgtagATTAAATTGAGGTAAATGCATGGTTTCACAGAgcaaacaagtaaaataaaaatgggaatATTTGTGATGCTAATAATAATACCTACacatatttgtagttttttattttgttttttgggtgaGAGGTTGCTTTGATTGAGATCctcattcattttacaaatattcGAACCGACtctcaagagaaaaaaaaaattctacgACCAAACACgtgagtgaaatatttcattttattcagttctgttttattggtctagtaaatgtgttttctgaggACGCATCCCATTTGCTACCAAAGCAGCTATTAGAAAACGTAATTGCACATTGCCTCCTGCAGTTCATACACGGAAACTACAGCATAAAGAATGTAATGCTTCAGTTTTGCTCTTCGCATATCATATAACATCTTAACATAACAGTTTTCAAGCTgtttataaacagtatattttgatatactatatacttttttttgattaactgtTATTCAGTTAAGAGGCTGATATGTCGcctgttgtgttttgtaataTGTGATAATGTGAATAAAGAAGCAATGCTAAAGCAGTCCTTTTTTCATGATGTTTTCTTATTGCAAATTGTGTTGATATAAACTTATTTTTGATAGAAAAATAGATGGAAGCCGAGATTGGTGAAAGCATAGTAGATTTGATCATGGGGCTAAGTATAAAAAGTGGTTTAAAAATTATCCATGATCGCTTATGATTGCAGTTCCATGGATTAATCTTTACATTTGCTACAGGATCAGTTGTATTTAAAAGATCATCTTAGATATGAATCTGAGAATATGACTGCGTAATCAGAATTATTGAGCACTGGTCTCAGTACTCAGCCATCTTGAGTTGCTCTAGAAATACCAGTCAAGTATGCATATTATCTATATTATTGCTCATACTTCGTTGATAGATTTGATTTAGCTTAGCACTGCGAAACAGTTTATACTGTAAGTAGTGTCACTTTGGATAACGAGAAATATGCAACCAgaattgttttttctgtgttttctgactCTGCTAATCTGAAGGGATATTAAATGTGTCTAATTAAAActgcctttcttctttctttttggtgattttatgaCTTCATTGGGAGTACTGTAACTGTGGTAAGGAACACAAATAGTCTGTGTACACCCAGATCACAAATGGATGAGAACAAGGAtcaaaaaagtgcaaaaaattGTTCATGATCTTCATTTAATAAATCTCACCCTCTgctgtcattttctgcattcaaacacatacactttgTCCAGACTACACTCCATGTGGTAACCGAAATGCCAATTCGGCATTAATTTAATTCTTCAGAAAAACcatcacacaaacaccagcaggccattataattgttttattaacaaccaacacaaaacatgatttatttacaGGGTCATTACTGAACCTTCACGCTCATCATGAACgtattgtttttgaaaataaaggtCTTCTTTCAGCGCCTACCTACAGTACCATCTCCGCCTTCCCACAGAGATCATGCTTCCTAATCGGCATGTTACAAAAAGCCCATACacaatttgaaaacagaaaaactttgtGGCATTAGCATCATTAGTTGGATTAGGTTGATATGATTTAATCTGGTCTGCGCTCAAATCATCTGTAATCCATCCTCTTTAGAATGTCCTTGATCTTGCATGTAAATGTCTACAAGGTTGAGGAAATCAAACTGACAGAGTTGTGATTTAACTTTAGAAGCAGCCCTGTATGACCCAGGTTAAGTTTTGACTGGGTTTGGCTTCGTACTCTTTTACACTGTAATATATTGtgtatcatactgtatgtaattcaATATAGTGTATCTGTATACTACGCTATCCCCATTCACAATTTCTGACCACACAGTATGGGACATACCATAAAACAACAACCTTAACACGTCCCTCAAACAGCACTGCTTCTCTGCTGCCACAACACTACACTGCCATTACACGACAGATAAAACAGAATTGTAAAATTGTACATTTGTCCAGTATACGTATGGTCATTTCAAGCGTATATTAATGGTCCCCTTGCATCTTATGCATCTTCTGTTATTTCTGATTGTTCTTGAGATGTGTGTTTTAGCACCACTGTAGTGAAATGTCCAGTACAATGTGTGCACTTAAGTGCAAATGAAGGTAATTCTGAATCTGATTCTTCACACATGGGTAGTTTTGTGGAAAAATTGCCCAAAGAGCAAGTGTCAGAACAAATGTTGAtatcttgaatcttgaatcctGTTGAATCCTGTTGAActtcaaaaaacacacttaattGCAAGAAAAAATGCTGTCGTTCTTGGCAGTTCTCATATTTCTTGTGCAGTGTTCCTTGGCTGATTGGAATATAGCCCTGGCTTCCTCGGCCAGCCGAGACCGGATTCCTTCACAGAGTCTCAGGTTAAACTTCTCTCATGCCTGCTCATTATCATTCGGACCTTTCTCAATGCCTGTCTGTTTTCCCCCGCTCTCTCTTTTCCACATTTAACTTTTTgtcacatgcatgcacacactcaaagagccataaaacacacactcatacatacaccCATACGTGGCCCACACATGTGCTGTGCAAGTCGGTTCCTCAGTAACAATCAGTCTCCACCAGAGCAGTCTAATTTTGTCATtctccctttccttcctctctttctttggcCTCCTCTTCGTCTCTATAGTGATGGCTGAGATCAGCACTTACAGACGAAATGTCCGACGGAGCACACTGATCCTTGAGTGGTTTGCTTTCCTCTCTTAGATCTGACAAGACAGAGATTTCAGAAGTGTAAGCAATATCTATATGTGGCTCAAGTGCCAGTGTAAGATAGAAAAAGGGAGTAATGTTAAAGACGCTCCTTTCCTACCCACCTGTAGCTGGTTCCGTCTGCTTACTATTTttctcaccttcctcctcctcctccccagaaGAGGGCTCCTCTTTGTCCAGAGAAGTAATGTCTAGGGAGGCCAGGTGGGCCTGGGCCATCCTCTGGACAGCTGGAAATACAAATCAATATAAAGAACAAAAGGGttgatttcacacacaaagatcGGTTTACCCCTTTAACGGACAcgatggatggatgaataggTGGATAGAGGAgattatttatgtttatgttttgaatTTCCTTTGTTGctatttaaacctgcaataccATATCATCCCATTGATActtcttatttacacatccagcagttgcGGCGCAACATTACCAGTCATtcagtttttggtctctaccaacttcTGATGTAAATATCTGGCTCTCTAGCGGCTAAATGCTCCAGTGTGTTCcccagctagtcgctaactgtgtctggCTGCCTTTTGGTGCTATTCAGGttgtgtacagtgggttttcaGAGCTTCTTCGCTGAAAACTGTGCTGGTTGCTTCATCACTATGAGCCACTTTAAAGAGAAACTTAACATTGGTCCGGCATAACTCTGTCAGACTAAGATAAAGAACAT
Protein-coding regions in this window:
- the LOC120794598 gene encoding phenylethanolamine N-methyltransferase-like, with the translated sequence MEEKGKENGVAAMAACYQKFDPAAYLQYNYTPPRADFERKDSIVPWKLACLHRAFTEGDVSGELLVDIGSGPTLYQVLSGCEVFNKVLLTDFLEVNRQELRRWLQDEEGCNLDWTPYLEHVCKLEGRRPTAWTEKAAKLRQVITDILPIDVHRPQPLASDALPSVGADCLVSCFCLESVSPDLVAFTRALGHIGRLLRPGGHLLLIGALGESYYFGGPGVKIPVVPLNEAQVCASLKESGFTLIRLEVYTLPQDMRVGVDDVTGVFFVKARKD